The Armatimonadota bacterium genome has a segment encoding these proteins:
- a CDS encoding glycosyltransferase family 39 protein: protein MGKRGNEETPESGAISSFPHLPVSLFPRFPISPFPHFLISSFPLLVAAFLRLQGLSWGLPCARHWFSYHPDESLVLRAAANVNLFAGHLDPGFYNYGSFLIYCVSVVTQILDSWSPLKTLPSEMARMTLVGRWEVAFFGIATVYVVYLIGNRIAGRRAGFLAATIMAVLPMHAVHSHFVTVDVPATFWVAVALYNALRYPEGRRAALWCGIAAGIAAGTKYNAALVLLAGWAAIALSRGADRRGAGLRASEAFVAGKGRRIADWVIMTAATVTAFLITTPGILIAQSAFLRDFGYEANHVRTGHGLVFVNTGPGWWYHLSTNLWQGIGAFLLLAVVIAFGVYAASPRRPLFPSYVHRSSFIVHRFGPLAAFALPYFALISLAAVRFQRYDMPLLPVLAVAAGCLFARLRGRWLALPAAAIVATFVLAQGAVSTMSSPGGDLLETGQPFRGDPRDAVNDWFVRMAPPGATIGLTREPWFFSPPFSAANGGPQTVGMFRRETGRRFNLQILGPNDSDFSPRPDFVVISDYEYGDALRLQGVPVPERAAHFRRVPLKEGVPEEAARITRLWNTLVTDYELVGVWSPRQTALGISWPKRTLPPHDSFYSYPTIIVFRRATMPPQH, encoded by the coding sequence ATGGGGAAACGGGGAAACGAGGAAACGCCCGAAAGCGGCGCCATTTCTTCGTTTCCCCATTTACCCGTTTCCCTATTTCCTCGTTTCCCCATTTCCCCATTTCCTCATTTCCTCATTTCCTCGTTTCCTCTTCTCGTCGCCGCCTTCCTCCGCCTGCAGGGCCTCTCGTGGGGCCTTCCGTGTGCGCGGCACTGGTTCTCCTATCACCCGGATGAATCGCTCGTCCTCCGCGCCGCCGCGAACGTGAACCTCTTCGCCGGCCACCTGGACCCCGGCTTCTACAACTACGGCAGCTTCCTTATCTACTGCGTGAGCGTGGTCACGCAGATCCTGGATTCATGGTCGCCCCTGAAAACCCTGCCCAGCGAAATGGCGCGGATGACCCTGGTTGGCCGCTGGGAGGTAGCGTTCTTCGGGATCGCGACCGTCTATGTCGTCTACCTGATCGGCAATCGCATTGCCGGGCGCCGGGCCGGATTCCTGGCCGCGACGATCATGGCCGTCCTGCCGATGCACGCCGTGCACAGCCACTTCGTCACGGTGGACGTCCCCGCCACGTTCTGGGTGGCCGTCGCGCTCTACAACGCCCTTCGTTATCCCGAAGGCCGGCGGGCGGCACTCTGGTGCGGAATCGCCGCCGGCATCGCCGCCGGTACGAAATACAACGCCGCCCTCGTCCTCCTTGCGGGTTGGGCCGCAATAGCCCTTAGCCGTGGCGCCGATCGACGTGGCGCCGGCCTCCGTGCCAGCGAAGCGTTCGTCGCCGGAAAGGGCAGGCGAATTGCGGATTGGGTCATCATGACGGCCGCCACTGTGACCGCCTTCCTCATCACCACGCCGGGCATCCTCATCGCGCAATCTGCGTTTCTCCGCGATTTCGGCTACGAGGCCAATCACGTCCGCACCGGGCACGGCCTGGTTTTCGTAAACACAGGCCCCGGCTGGTGGTATCACCTGTCAACCAACCTCTGGCAGGGCATCGGCGCATTCCTGCTCCTGGCCGTCGTGATAGCTTTCGGGGTCTACGCCGCGTCGCCGCGTCGCCCCCTCTTCCCCTCATACGTTCATCGTTCATCGTTCATCGTTCATCGTTTCGGTCCGCTCGCCGCCTTCGCTCTCCCCTATTTCGCACTCATCAGCCTCGCCGCCGTCCGATTCCAGCGCTACGATATGCCGCTCCTGCCGGTCCTGGCGGTCGCCGCCGGGTGTTTGTTCGCCCGTTTGAGGGGACGTTGGCTCGCTCTGCCCGCCGCCGCGATCGTCGCGACCTTCGTGCTGGCCCAGGGCGCCGTTTCCACGATGTCTTCGCCGGGCGGCGACCTGCTGGAAACCGGCCAGCCCTTCCGGGGCGATCCGCGCGACGCCGTCAATGACTGGTTCGTCCGAATGGCGCCTCCGGGCGCCACCATAGGGCTCACGCGCGAGCCGTGGTTTTTCTCGCCGCCGTTCAGCGCCGCGAACGGCGGTCCGCAGACGGTGGGAATGTTCCGCCGTGAGACGGGCCGAAGGTTCAACCTTCAGATTCTGGGGCCCAACGACTCGGATTTCAGCCCGCGTCCGGACTTTGTGGTCATCAGCGACTACGAATACGGCGATGCCCTCCGGCTTCAGGGCGTTCCCGTGCCGGAGCGCGCCGCGCATTTCCGGCGCGTGCCGCTGAAAGAAGGCGTCCCGGAGGAGGCAGCGCGTATTACGCGTCTCTGGAACACGCTCGTGACCGACTATGAACTGGTAGGCGTCTGGAGCCCGCGGCAGACCGCCTTGGGCATTTCGTGGCCGAAAAGGACCCTTCCCCCCCACGACTCCTTCTACTCCTACCCCACCATCATCGTCTTCCGCCGCGCAACCATGCCCCCGCAACACTAG
- the pheT gene encoding phenylalanine--tRNA ligase subunit beta, protein MKYPTHWVLEYAPAPWSAEELAERLTMSGSEVEHMRDGVMEVKVTPNRGDTLSMIGLAREVSALSGVAMQYPDLSVPEWGPDVNTLARVDIEAPDLCPRYAARVVRNVKIGPSPEWLANRIEAAGLRSISNVVDVTNYVMLEFGQPLHAFDYALLQDHRIIVRRALPGETITTIDGVERALGPDMLVIADAKHAVAVAGVMGGSDSEISDTTTDVLLESACFDALSVRRTAKGLGMSTDASYRFERGVDPNGVARAIDRAAMLLAELAGGEVAKGVVDVYPVPVEPWTLTLRPARCNALLGTEFTTGQMVDALAALNMAPAGADPISVTVPTYRPDIHREDDLAEEVCRMVGYDFIPATAVRGEHLNGGISAWERFRRSVHETALACDWQEAVTSTLVDEATVNALGFTATARLSNPLSREVNVVRPSLLPGLVDTVRRNLRQGRGDLGFFEVGRTYYVKDNAPGEDWKWAAAVLGPPVTASWTGTAAPADFYTLKGALDAALARLGAPAAVYEPCEQIGFHPGRCAAISLNGRPFGIIGEVHPDAAGKWDITGRLILFEVDVAALHHAASARRFEALPRFPTVARDISFVVNRDVPQERIAAAITRGAGALLKDLTLFDVFRGERLGPDVQSMAYRLTLRADDRTLSDAEAVETMDNVRAALAADIAASFR, encoded by the coding sequence ATGAAATATCCTACCCATTGGGTTCTTGAATATGCGCCCGCACCGTGGTCCGCCGAGGAATTGGCGGAACGCCTCACAATGAGCGGGTCGGAAGTTGAGCACATGCGCGACGGCGTGATGGAGGTGAAGGTCACCCCCAACCGCGGCGACACGCTCAGTATGATCGGCCTCGCGCGCGAGGTTAGCGCGCTCTCCGGCGTCGCCATGCAGTATCCGGATCTATCTGTGCCCGAATGGGGACCGGATGTGAACACGCTGGCCCGGGTGGACATCGAAGCGCCGGACCTTTGCCCGCGTTACGCCGCCCGTGTGGTGCGCAACGTGAAGATCGGCCCGTCGCCCGAGTGGCTGGCGAACCGCATCGAAGCAGCCGGCTTGCGCAGCATCAGCAACGTCGTCGATGTCACCAACTACGTGATGCTCGAGTTCGGACAGCCGCTTCACGCCTTCGATTATGCCCTCCTCCAGGACCATCGCATCATCGTCCGCCGCGCGCTGCCGGGCGAAACGATCACCACGATCGATGGCGTGGAGCGGGCGCTGGGACCGGACATGCTGGTCATCGCGGATGCGAAACACGCCGTCGCCGTCGCCGGCGTGATGGGCGGCTCCGACTCCGAGATTTCAGACACCACCACCGACGTGCTCCTGGAGTCCGCCTGCTTCGATGCCCTCTCCGTGCGACGGACCGCCAAGGGCCTCGGCATGAGCACCGACGCCAGCTACCGTTTCGAGCGGGGAGTGGATCCGAATGGCGTTGCCAGGGCGATCGACCGCGCCGCGATGCTGCTGGCCGAACTCGCCGGCGGTGAAGTGGCCAAAGGGGTGGTGGACGTCTATCCCGTTCCGGTTGAGCCCTGGACGCTTACCCTGCGCCCGGCGCGCTGTAACGCCCTGCTCGGCACGGAATTCACCACCGGCCAGATGGTCGACGCCCTCGCCGCGCTCAACATGGCGCCGGCTGGCGCCGACCCAATCTCGGTCACCGTTCCCACATACCGCCCGGACATCCACCGCGAAGACGATCTGGCCGAGGAAGTCTGCCGTATGGTGGGGTACGACTTCATCCCGGCGACGGCCGTGCGCGGCGAGCATCTCAACGGCGGCATCAGCGCCTGGGAGCGATTCCGACGCAGCGTCCACGAAACTGCATTGGCCTGCGACTGGCAGGAAGCCGTCACATCCACCCTCGTGGACGAGGCGACGGTGAACGCGCTCGGGTTCACCGCCACTGCCCGCCTGAGCAATCCGCTTTCGCGTGAGGTGAACGTCGTCCGCCCCAGCCTCTTGCCCGGACTGGTGGACACCGTCCGCCGCAATCTGCGGCAGGGGAGGGGAGACCTTGGTTTCTTCGAGGTCGGCCGCACGTACTACGTGAAGGACAACGCTCCCGGAGAGGACTGGAAATGGGCCGCCGCCGTTCTAGGCCCGCCCGTGACAGCGTCGTGGACCGGGACCGCCGCTCCCGCCGATTTCTATACCCTCAAGGGCGCTCTGGACGCCGCCCTGGCCCGCCTCGGCGCGCCTGCGGCGGTCTACGAGCCCTGCGAGCAGATCGGATTCCACCCCGGCCGTTGCGCCGCCATTTCGCTGAACGGCCGTCCGTTCGGCATCATCGGCGAAGTGCACCCGGACGCCGCCGGTAAGTGGGACATTACCGGCAGGCTCATCTTGTTCGAGGTGGACGTAGCAGCCCTCCATCATGCGGCTTCCGCCCGCCGTTTCGAGGCGCTGCCACGCTTCCCAACGGTGGCACGCGATATTTCTTTCGTCGTCAACCGCGACGTTCCGCAGGAGCGGATCGCCGCCGCCATTACCCGTGGCGCCGGAGCGCTGCTGAAGGACCTGACGCTCTTCGACGTCTTCCGCGGCGAGCGCCTCGGCCCGGACGTTCAGAGTATGGCCTACCGCCTCACACTGCGCGCCGACGACCGCACGCTGTCCGACGCCGAAGCCGTCGAAACGATGGATAACGTCCGCGCCGCCCTCGCCGCCGACATCGCCGCCAGCTTCCGCTGA
- the pheS gene encoding phenylalanine--tRNA ligase subunit alpha: MNIDQLLQDARTRVSAAGVSAELDALDTELLGRKGSITALRRTLGQAAPEDRPRLGQAINDAAEAVEALIATRRAELVSGESARRLEAERLDVTMPGAPARLGRTHPLTATLNRVQDIFAGLGFEFLDNPDLEDVKYNFGALNYPEDHPAMDEQMSFFLEGFNGKYMLRTQTTAFQGRILERRKPPFRLATIGRCYRYEAVDATHGHTFHQVDCFAVGEGINMADLRGTLQAFVNRMFGEGVTVRFRPDFFPFVEPGAEIAISWESEGETRYLELGGAGLVHPNILESFSIDSEKYTGFAFGLGIERMPMIQYNIPDLRLFWENDLRFLEQF; encoded by the coding sequence ATGAATATCGATCAACTCTTACAAGATGCGCGGACCAGAGTCTCCGCCGCGGGCGTCAGCGCCGAACTCGACGCGCTGGACACGGAACTCCTGGGCCGCAAGGGCTCCATCACCGCTCTGCGCCGCACCCTCGGGCAGGCCGCCCCGGAAGACCGCCCGCGTCTCGGCCAGGCGATCAATGACGCCGCCGAAGCCGTGGAAGCCCTCATCGCCACCCGCCGCGCCGAACTGGTTTCCGGCGAGAGCGCCAGGCGCCTGGAAGCGGAACGGCTGGACGTCACCATGCCCGGCGCGCCCGCCCGCCTGGGGCGCACACACCCGCTCACCGCAACCCTCAACCGCGTGCAGGACATATTCGCCGGCCTCGGCTTCGAGTTCCTCGACAACCCGGACCTCGAAGACGTGAAATACAATTTCGGCGCGCTGAACTACCCGGAAGACCACCCGGCCATGGACGAGCAGATGTCGTTCTTCCTGGAGGGCTTCAACGGCAAATACATGCTGCGCACCCAGACCACGGCATTCCAGGGCCGGATACTCGAGAGGCGAAAGCCGCCGTTCCGCCTGGCCACCATCGGCCGGTGCTACCGATACGAAGCCGTTGATGCCACGCACGGGCACACGTTCCATCAGGTGGACTGCTTCGCCGTGGGCGAGGGGATCAATATGGCCGATCTCCGCGGCACACTGCAGGCGTTCGTGAACCGGATGTTCGGCGAAGGAGTCACCGTGCGCTTCCGCCCGGACTTCTTCCCGTTCGTCGAACCCGGCGCCGAAATCGCCATCTCATGGGAGTCGGAGGGTGAAACCCGCTACCTGGAACTCGGTGGCGCCGGACTCGTGCACCCGAACATCCTGGAGAGCTTCAGCATCGACAGCGAGAAGTACACCGGATTCGCATTTGGCCTCGGCATCGAGCGCATGCCGATGATTCAGTACAACATCCCGGACCTGCGCCTCTTCTGGGAGAACGACCTGCGCTTCCTGGAACAATTTTAG
- the rplT gene encoding 50S ribosomal protein L20 translates to MARVKRGQMTRKRHNNVLEQAKGYRMSHHSQFKQAKEAVQHALQYAYRDRRVRKREFRALWIARINAACRLNGVTYSVFMAQLSNSGIELDRKVLADMAVRDAAGFTALVQSVRPQ, encoded by the coding sequence ATGGCAAGAGTTAAGCGCGGGCAGATGACCCGCAAGCGGCACAATAACGTCCTTGAGCAAGCCAAGGGCTACAGGATGTCGCATCATTCGCAGTTCAAGCAGGCGAAGGAAGCCGTACAGCACGCGTTGCAGTACGCTTACCGTGACCGCCGCGTCCGCAAGCGCGAGTTCCGCGCCCTCTGGATCGCGCGAATCAACGCCGCCTGCCGCCTGAACGGCGTTACGTACAGCGTGTTTATGGCCCAGCTCTCCAACAGCGGCATCGAACTGGACCGCAAGGTCCTGGCCGATATGGCCGTGAGGGACGCCGCCGGCTTTACGGCACTCGTCCAATCCGTTCGCCCGCAGTAA
- a CDS encoding 50S ribosomal protein L35, whose protein sequence is MPKNKMKSNRRAAKTFKITGTGKLTHLSSNNAHKAVKRRQSRNRRLEIEAVVTGKTAKRIALLLPGKF, encoded by the coding sequence ATGCCCAAGAACAAGATGAAATCGAACCGGCGCGCCGCAAAGACTTTCAAGATCACCGGCACCGGCAAACTCACCCACCTGTCCAGCAATAACGCCCATAAGGCCGTTAAGCGCCGCCAGAGCCGCAATCGCCGGCTTGAGATTGAAGCGGTTGTGACAGGCAAGACAGCCAAGCGCATCGCGCTGCTGCTGCCCGGCAAGTTTTAG
- a CDS encoding ATPase domain-containing protein, which translates to MTAHEGQPTVTIRRMPTGVPGLDDVLGGGLPEYSFNIIAGAPGSGKTTLGHQLVFANATPERPALYFSVLGESAIKMLRCQQQFSFFDLTKVDNCIRFINLSEVVLEHDLGAVLETILSEVEAANPAIVVVDSFRTVIRKAVGVNSELELQGFVQRLALHLTSWQATTFLIGEYGEGEMRDNPVFTVADGLFWLSQNVERNSIVRKLQIMKMRGQYTVPGLHTYRITADGLQVFPRNFGLSEGRAKNNPSRRLSTGNAELDKMTAGGIPRGDSILIAGASGTGKSLVATQFIAEGLRQGEAGLVLVFEERPSDYAGRAETFGLPLEAAVADGKLDILYLRPLDLSVDETMQEIFAAVKRIDAKRVVIDSLAGFEMALAPGFRQDFRESLYRMITAMAGIGVTILSTVEVPEVFTEFQFSSYAISFLTDDIIRLRYVEIDGELRRMLVVVKMRGGNHSKEIREYEITSEGIVIGKRLAGYRGLITGVPERT; encoded by the coding sequence ATGACGGCACACGAGGGACAACCGACGGTAACCATCCGAAGAATGCCCACCGGGGTTCCGGGCCTGGATGACGTGCTGGGGGGAGGGCTGCCGGAATACTCTTTCAACATCATCGCAGGCGCTCCCGGGAGCGGCAAGACAACGCTGGGGCATCAGTTGGTTTTCGCCAACGCTACCCCGGAGCGGCCCGCTCTCTACTTCTCCGTCCTCGGCGAGTCCGCCATCAAGATGCTGCGCTGTCAGCAGCAATTCTCCTTCTTTGACCTAACCAAGGTAGACAACTGCATCCGCTTCATCAATCTCAGCGAGGTGGTCCTCGAACATGACCTCGGGGCCGTGCTGGAAACGATTCTCAGTGAGGTCGAAGCCGCCAACCCGGCCATCGTCGTTGTGGATTCCTTCCGAACCGTCATACGGAAGGCTGTCGGCGTCAACAGCGAACTCGAACTGCAGGGCTTCGTCCAGCGCCTCGCGCTCCATCTGACCAGTTGGCAGGCCACCACTTTCCTGATCGGCGAGTACGGTGAGGGCGAGATGCGCGACAACCCCGTATTCACTGTGGCGGACGGCCTCTTCTGGCTTTCGCAGAACGTGGAACGAAACTCCATCGTGCGAAAGCTTCAGATCATGAAGATGAGAGGCCAGTATACGGTGCCCGGCCTGCACACGTACCGGATAACCGCGGACGGGCTGCAGGTCTTCCCCCGCAACTTCGGTCTCTCGGAAGGAAGGGCCAAGAACAATCCCTCACGGCGCCTTTCCACGGGCAACGCGGAGCTGGATAAGATGACCGCGGGAGGTATCCCCAGAGGGGATAGTATCCTCATTGCGGGCGCATCGGGCACGGGAAAATCGCTGGTGGCCACCCAGTTCATCGCGGAGGGCCTGCGCCAGGGCGAAGCCGGGCTCGTGCTGGTCTTTGAGGAACGCCCTTCGGATTACGCTGGCAGGGCCGAGACCTTTGGGCTGCCTCTGGAGGCGGCGGTCGCGGATGGCAAACTGGATATCCTGTACCTGCGCCCCCTGGACCTGTCGGTCGATGAAACCATGCAGGAGATCTTCGCGGCCGTGAAGAGGATCGACGCGAAGCGCGTTGTCATCGATTCGCTTGCCGGGTTCGAGATGGCGCTGGCCCCCGGATTCCGGCAGGATTTCCGGGAGTCGCTCTACCGCATGATCACGGCGATGGCGGGCATCGGCGTCACGATCCTGAGCACGGTGGAGGTCCCCGAAGTCTTCACCGAGTTCCAGTTCAGCTCCTACGCAATATCCTTCCTGACCGACGACATCATCCGCCTCCGATACGTGGAAATCGACGGCGAACTCCGGAGGATGCTCGTGGTCGTGAAGATGCGAGGCGGAAACCACAGCAAGGAAATCCGCGAGTACGAAATCACGTCGGAAGGGATCGTCATCGGCAAGCGCCTGGCGGGCTATCGAGGCCTGATAACCGGCGTCCCGGAGCGAACGTAG
- the infC gene encoding translation initiation factor IF-3 produces MPRLNERIRAMEIRVVDEDGGQLGIMSSREANDLARSRNLDLVEVAPQAKPPVCRIIDYGKYKYEQSKREGEARKKQKTSDLKGIRMRPRIDEHDLVTKANNARKFLAAGDKVKVTMLFRSREATHPEFARKSMDRMADEIKEVGIVERPPILEGRQMTMILAPKPAA; encoded by the coding sequence ATGCCCCGGCTCAATGAGCGAATCCGCGCAATGGAGATTCGCGTGGTGGACGAAGACGGTGGCCAATTGGGCATTATGTCCAGCCGTGAGGCCAACGACCTCGCCCGTTCGCGTAACCTGGACCTGGTCGAGGTTGCCCCCCAGGCGAAGCCGCCCGTCTGCCGCATCATTGATTACGGGAAGTACAAGTACGAACAGAGCAAGCGCGAAGGCGAGGCCCGCAAGAAGCAGAAGACTTCCGACCTCAAGGGCATCCGCATGCGCCCCCGCATTGACGAGCACGATCTGGTCACCAAGGCCAACAACGCCCGTAAATTCCTGGCCGCCGGCGATAAGGTGAAGGTCACCATGCTCTTCCGAAGCCGCGAAGCCACCCACCCCGAATTCGCCCGCAAATCCATGGACCGCATGGCCGACGAAATCAAGGAAGTCGGCATCGTGGAGCGCCCCCCCATACTCGAAGGACGCCAGATGACCATGATCCTGGCGCCCAAACCGGCCGCGTGA
- a CDS encoding prepilin-type N-terminal cleavage/methylation domain-containing protein: MQRKRAFTLIELLVVIAIIAILAAILFPVFAKARESARKTKSLNNIKQLATAVTMYSQDYQETFPGWTQISATAYAHNCWDEQINAQVKAKDAFNNGDTGIKSLADPVRSRVLTYGINALLITPPLATFTGNADFSAANNNPPAPSSPGAIGSPAQTILFAELATNTAMTGTYAPLTPAPIVGTPPSGTGSTQWQGALSSPIDISPRAFVETGTNVTSYNEPWAAGVADKGVARDLYGGGGVYAFCDGHAQFMKIGKSVGLGTSVGGTVITNTNCWAAGNTNNMWNPQ, translated from the coding sequence ATGCAACGGAAAAGAGCGTTTACGCTCATTGAACTATTGGTGGTTATCGCCATCATCGCGATCCTGGCGGCCATCCTCTTCCCGGTCTTCGCCAAAGCGCGTGAGTCCGCCCGGAAGACGAAATCCCTGAACAACATCAAACAGCTCGCCACCGCCGTCACCATGTACTCCCAGGACTACCAGGAAACCTTCCCGGGCTGGACCCAGATCAGTGCGACCGCTTACGCGCACAACTGCTGGGATGAGCAGATCAACGCGCAGGTCAAGGCCAAAGACGCCTTCAATAACGGCGACACCGGCATCAAATCGCTCGCCGATCCCGTTCGCAGCCGCGTCCTCACCTACGGCATCAACGCCCTGCTGATCACGCCTCCGCTGGCCACCTTCACCGGCAACGCCGACTTCAGCGCGGCCAACAACAACCCGCCCGCCCCGTCCAGCCCCGGCGCCATCGGCAGCCCGGCCCAGACGATCCTCTTCGCGGAACTGGCCACCAACACGGCCATGACCGGAACCTACGCGCCGCTCACCCCCGCACCGATCGTTGGAACCCCGCCCTCCGGCACCGGCTCCACCCAGTGGCAGGGTGCTCTGTCCAGCCCCATTGACATCAGCCCGCGCGCATTCGTTGAAACCGGCACCAACGTCACCTCCTACAACGAGCCCTGGGCCGCCGGCGTGGCGGACAAGGGCGTTGCCCGCGACCTGTACGGCGGAGGCGGAGTCTACGCCTTCTGCGACGGCCACGCGCAGTTCATGAAGATCGGCAAGAGCGTCGGCCTCGGAACTTCCGTCGGCGGCACCGTCATCACCAACACCAACTGCTGGGCTGCCGGCAATACCAACAACATGTGGAACCCGCAATAG
- a CDS encoding metallophosphoesterase gives MNARPSTDSAPALTFVALGDLHIGANDRARLETAFRGAARHKDAAFLAAPGDLTNAGLPEQYAELRAYAERLPMPLVAIMGNHEYHTGPDDDARKRFCMALGLKAPSYIRTAGPVTMAFLSTDRDIDGCSVDIRDSLPILESALERAKGPVIAFCHAPLSGTVGAAEGRNCFLSSDPFFSVGCSARVRALVRSAGKPVVWICGHTHSPLATDGLIGTEYAGDTPIHTVNLSSPYYTGRDFVQTEPIAVYRFEVSETGVEVIIEDADTGAVLRRESLPPG, from the coding sequence ATGAACGCTCGCCCCTCCACCGATTCGGCCCCTGCACTCACATTCGTCGCCCTGGGCGATCTGCACATTGGCGCGAATGACCGCGCGCGCCTGGAGACGGCGTTCCGGGGCGCCGCCCGGCACAAAGACGCCGCATTCCTCGCGGCGCCGGGCGACCTCACTAACGCGGGCCTTCCCGAGCAGTATGCGGAACTCCGCGCCTATGCGGAGCGCCTGCCCATGCCCCTGGTGGCAATAATGGGCAATCACGAATACCACACCGGCCCCGACGATGACGCCAGGAAACGATTTTGCATGGCGCTCGGCCTGAAGGCGCCGTCGTACATCCGGACTGCCGGGCCCGTGACGATGGCCTTCCTTTCCACCGACCGCGATATCGACGGCTGTTCGGTGGATATACGCGACTCGCTGCCGATTCTGGAGAGCGCGCTCGAGCGCGCCAAGGGCCCGGTTATCGCCTTCTGCCACGCGCCGCTTTCGGGAACCGTCGGCGCCGCGGAAGGGCGCAACTGCTTCCTGTCCAGCGATCCCTTTTTCAGCGTCGGCTGCAGCGCCCGGGTGCGCGCGCTGGTCCGGTCCGCCGGAAAGCCGGTCGTCTGGATCTGCGGCCACACCCATTCCCCGCTTGCCACGGATGGCCTGATCGGCACGGAATACGCCGGCGATACGCCGATTCACACGGTGAACCTCTCATCGCCGTACTATACGGGGCGCGACTTCGTACAGACGGAGCCCATCGCGGTGTACCGGTTCGAGGTGAGCGAAACCGGGGTGGAAGTGATCATCGAGGACGCCGACACGGGCGCCGTGCTGCGGCGGGAGAGCCTGCCTCCAGGATAA
- a CDS encoding dienelactone hydrolase family protein — protein sequence MRLRSVAYVLALALGGTMAHAKIVSKPIEYSSAGLTMRGTISWDDATSARRPGILVAHDWLGEGPFSRSKAEALAKLGYVALAVDLYGKGVRAANADDAGKLAGALKADRPLLRARMRAAMDALLANKMVDPRRVAAIGYCFGGSAALELARSGADVAGVVTFHGGLDTPTPQDAKNIKGKVLILHGADDPFSPLTQVMALNQEMKDAGVDYQIVLYSHAVHSFTNPEAGSDNSKGAAYNAEADRRSWEAMKAFFAEIFKKEG from the coding sequence ATGCGATTGCGGAGTGTTGCGTATGTTCTGGCGCTGGCGCTGGGAGGGACCATGGCCCACGCGAAGATAGTCTCGAAGCCGATCGAATACTCATCAGCGGGGCTCACGATGCGGGGCACGATCTCCTGGGACGACGCCACATCGGCCAGGCGCCCCGGTATCCTCGTAGCCCACGACTGGCTGGGCGAAGGGCCGTTCTCGCGCTCTAAGGCGGAGGCGCTGGCCAAACTCGGCTACGTGGCCCTCGCGGTGGACCTTTATGGCAAGGGGGTTCGGGCGGCAAACGCCGACGACGCCGGCAAGCTCGCCGGCGCGCTGAAGGCCGATCGCCCGCTGCTTCGCGCGAGGATGAGGGCCGCGATGGATGCCTTGCTTGCCAACAAGATGGTGGATCCCAGGCGCGTCGCCGCCATCGGGTACTGCTTCGGTGGTTCGGCCGCGCTGGAACTGGCCCGGAGCGGGGCGGACGTGGCCGGAGTAGTCACCTTCCATGGCGGGCTGGACACCCCCACGCCGCAGGACGCGAAGAACATCAAGGGCAAGGTGCTCATCCTCCACGGCGCCGACGACCCGTTTTCGCCCCTCACGCAGGTCATGGCCCTGAACCAGGAGATGAAAGACGCCGGCGTCGACTACCAGATCGTCCTGTACAGCCACGCCGTCCACTCGTTCACCAACCCCGAAGCCGGTTCGGATAACTCCAAGGGCGCTGCCTATAACGCGGAGGCCGACCGCCGCTCTTGGGAGGCGATGAAGGCCTTTTTCGCCGAGATATTCAAAAAGGAGGGGTGA